ATCGTCACTCCTGATCTGCCCCGGCTGCGGTCCTTCTACGAGCGGCTGCTCGGCGCGGTGGAGACGCGCAGCTTCCCGGACGACGGACCCGCCTTCTTCGTGGGCCTGAAGGTGGGCGACTCCGAACTCGGACTGGTCGGTGAGGCGGCGGCAGACCTGTCCGTCCCGTCGCGGATCCTGCTGAGCGTGCGAGTCGACGACGTCGACGGCCTGCTGGAGGAGGTCGAGGCGGCCGGCGGCCGGGTGCTCGGCCCGTCGAACGACATGCCGTGGAGCGAACGCGTGGCCCACGTTCACGACCCCGACGGCAACATGGTCAACCTGACCCAGATCCTCTGAGGGCATCACGGCCGGACGTCGCCCCTCCGGCCGATGAGGGACAGCGTGCCCGAGCGGGCCGGGTTCTGTCGGTGGCCCCGGCTAGCCTGACTGGCGTTCTGGACGGCGAACGTGGAGGACCGATGCCCGCAACCCAGGCAGGTACGACAGCTCGGATGGTCGCGGCTGCGACGACGTTCCTGGCCGCGCTGACACCGGACCAGCGGACGGCCGCCACGGCGCCGTTCGACACCGACGACCACCGGGCCTGGACCTACCTGCCCGGCCCGCGGCCCGGCCTCGCCCTGGCCGACATGTCCGACGATCAGCGAGGCCTGGCCGCCGCGCTGCTGGCGACCGGGCTGAGCGCCGAGGGCCACGGCCGGGCGCAGGCGATCATGACGCTGGACGGCATCCTGCGCGAGGTCGAGCGCGAGGCCGGTTCGGACATGTGGCAGCAGCGCAACTCCGGGTTCTTCTGGGTCCGCGTCCTCGGCGACCCTGCCGGCCCGGAGCCGTGGGCGTGGCGGGTCAACGGCCACCACCTGGCCGTCCACTTCGCCGTGGTCGGTGACCAGGTGGCGTCCACTCCGCAGTTCTTCGGCGCCAACCCGGCCACCGTGCTGTCCGGACCGCACACCGGCCTGCGCACCCTTCCCGAGTCCGAGGACCTCGGCCGCGCCCTGCTGGCCTCCCTCGACTCCGACCGGCAGGCGCGAGCGGTGGTCGCCGCGGAGGCGCCGGACGACATCCTCACCCGGCGCGACCCGGTGGCCGACGCGGGCCCGATTCCCCGCGGTCTGGCGTACGCCGACATGACCGACCCCCAGCGCGGGCACCTCGAGACGTTGGTCCGGCACTATCTCGGCCGGTCGGCGCCCGAGGTGGCCGAGGCGTCCTGGCACGACGTGCAGAAGGCCGGTCTGGAGCGGGTCACCTTCAGCTGGGCGGGTTCGCTGCGTCCGGGCGTCGGCGAGCGGCACTACTACGCCGTGGCCGGCCCGACGTTCGTGCTGGAGTACGACAACACCCAGAACGACGCCAACCACATCCACACCGTCTGGCGCGACCTGCGCAACGACTGGGGCGAGGACCTCCTGGCCGCGCACTACGCCCAGCAGCACCGCTGATCCGACGCCGGGCCGTTAATGGTTCGCGGTCGGCCGCGAGCCGCCACCACACTGGGCTGTCATGGGCCATGTCGACGTGGTGAACGTCCGCTACCAGCTGCTCGACGGACGGCCGCTGCTGACCGACGTGAGCTTCCGCGTCGGCGAGGGCGCGAAGGTCGCCCTGGTCGGTGCGAACGGTTCGGGCAAGACGACCCTGCTCGGCATCGTCGCCGGCGACCTCGAGCCCGCGGCCGGTGCGGTGTCCCGCAGCGGCGGTCTCGGCGTGATGCGGCAGTTCGTCGGCACGGGACGGGGCACGGAGACCGTGCGGGACCTCCTGCTGTCGGTGGCCCAGCCGCGGATCCGGTCCGCGGCGGCCAGGCTGGAGCGCGCGGAGCTCGCCATGATGGACCGCGACGACGAGCCCACCCAGGTGGCCTACGCCGCCGCGCTCGCGGAGTGGGCCGACGCCGGCGGCTACGACGCCGAGGTGGTGTGGGACATCTGCTGCACCGAGGCGTTCGGGCTGTCCTTCGACCGGGCGTCCTGGCGGCCGGTCACCACGTTGTCGGGTGGTGAGCAGAAGCGGCTGGTGCTCCAGGCCCTGCTGCGCGGCCCCGACCAGGTGCTGGTGCTGGACGAGCCGGACAACTATCTCGACGTACCCAGCAAGCGCTGGCTCGAGGGCCGGTTGCGGGAGACCGACAAGACGGTG
This Actinopolymorpha cephalotaxi DNA region includes the following protein-coding sequences:
- a CDS encoding VOC family protein, which encodes MASVHPIIVTPDLPRLRSFYERLLGAVETRSFPDDGPAFFVGLKVGDSELGLVGEAAADLSVPSRILLSVRVDDVDGLLEEVEAAGGRVLGPSNDMPWSERVAHVHDPDGNMVNLTQIL
- a CDS encoding DUF3500 domain-containing protein — encoded protein: MPATQAGTTARMVAAATTFLAALTPDQRTAATAPFDTDDHRAWTYLPGPRPGLALADMSDDQRGLAAALLATGLSAEGHGRAQAIMTLDGILREVEREAGSDMWQQRNSGFFWVRVLGDPAGPEPWAWRVNGHHLAVHFAVVGDQVASTPQFFGANPATVLSGPHTGLRTLPESEDLGRALLASLDSDRQARAVVAAEAPDDILTRRDPVADAGPIPRGLAYADMTDPQRGHLETLVRHYLGRSAPEVAEASWHDVQKAGLERVTFSWAGSLRPGVGERHYYAVAGPTFVLEYDNTQNDANHIHTVWRDLRNDWGEDLLAAHYAQQHR